A window of Roseateles sp. XES5 genomic DNA:
CCGGGATTGATCTCCTTCAGATAGGCTTCGTCCATGTGGAACTTTTCCGCCAGCATCTCCGTCGTCGAGGTGAAGGAGAGATGCGGCAGAGCGGCCTTCTGGGCATAGTCGTCCGGGATCGCCGCCACATAGGGACCGGCCGCATCCGCGGCGCTGATCTCGTAGGTGGTGAAGGCGAGGCCGCCGGAAAGGCGCAGGCGCTCCAGAATGTCGTCGGCATTGTTCGGGTCGAGCGTTTCGCCCGTCGCGGTCTGCCAGGCCTCGATGGCCTTGGTGACGTTGGAGCCCTTCTTGCCGTCGATCACGCCCGGCGAAAAGCCCTCGCGGTCGAGGAACACCTGAAGCGCGGTGATCTCGGCGGAGGACATCTTGCCGAGCGCCTTTGCCGGTTCGAACTTCGGGCCGGGCACGAATTCGGCATTCGGATCGACGCCATTTTCGGGCAGCGCGGCGCTGTCATCGCCGTTGAAATCGGGCAGGGGCTGCGAGCCGCCGAAATCGCCGTCCGGCAAGGGCTGGCGTTCGATGTTGCCCGGCAGGCCGTCGCGCATTTCCGGCACGGAACTCGTCGTCAGGTCGTCGCCGAAATCAGATTCCGGTGCGGGCGGAAAATAATCCGGGTTCGTTTCGGGATAGCCGCGTACCTCGCGGTAGCGATCGCGCCGCGGGCGGTAGTCGTCGCCGCGGGCATAGTCGCGGTTCGCCGGCATGGCGGTGGCGACGATGTTGCCCCAGTTGTCGACGAGCACGCTGCGGCCGCGATTGTCGCGCGCCCAGCGCACGCTGCCGTCGTCCGGCACGTAGTCGAGGATGTCGCCTTCCGGCGAAACCAGGATCATGTCGCGGGAATTGCGGCTCTGAGCTGCGGCAGGCGTGAGCGCGAATCCGAGCACGGAAGCCGCTGCAAGAAGCGAAATGCTTGTTTTGAATATCGAATTCACGATTTTGACCTGCCAGACTGCATATATCGCGCGGACGGAACACTTCAATTCGGACCTTAATATGGAAAAACTGAATCGATGGTGAACGTAACGTCAACGATGAGGGCAAAAACTTGTGATCGGTCGCGAGGGTTCCGTGAAAAGATAGGGATGGAGGACGTGCGACCCGTGGTGTTGCCGGGATTTTGCTTCTAGCATGCCGCCGTCTTGCTGCCCTTTGCCGGAGCCTCGGATGACCTTCGTCCTCACCGCCGATACGCCTGCCCATTCCTTCCGCATCGACCTGACGCCGCAATCGGTGCTGGATGTCGGCAGTGCGGTGTTTCATGAGGTCAATGTCGCACCGGGGTCGGCGGTTCCCTCCGATGGCGATCCCCGCATCGACAAGGCGCTACCGGGGTTCCTGTTCACCTGCGGGCCTGACCATATCCGCCATCCGGTGCCGATCGAGGGCGCTAGCGACGGGCGGCGCTATCCGCTGCACGGCTCGCTCTCCTCGCATCCGGCGCAGGATATCCTGATCGAGGAAGACGAGGGGGAGATCGCCTGCGAGGGGCGCATTCCCGTTGCGCTCGCCCATGGCGGCAGGGCGGAACTTGCGCGCCGCTGGCGCGCCGACCGGCGGACGGGACATATCACGCTCGACGATACGATCACCAATACGGGCGAAACGGCATGGCCGCGCTTCGGCATGTATCACATCAATTTCGGCACGGGCCTTTTCGATGAAAACACCCGGCTGACCGGCGCGATGCTGCCGGGCGGCAGTCTTCCCTGGCGCTTCGACGAAGGCGACATGAAGATCTTCTGCGTGCCGGCGGCGGAAA
This region includes:
- a CDS encoding L,D-transpeptidase, which translates into the protein MLGFALTPAAAQSRNSRDMILVSPEGDILDYVPDDGSVRWARDNRGRSVLVDNWGNIVATAMPANRDYARGDDYRPRRDRYREVRGYPETNPDYFPPAPESDFGDDLTTSSVPEMRDGLPGNIERQPLPDGDFGGSQPLPDFNGDDSAALPENGVDPNAEFVPGPKFEPAKALGKMSSAEITALQVFLDREGFSPGVIDGKKGSNVTKAIEAWQTATGETLDPNNADDILERLRLSGGLAFTTYEISAADAAGPYVAAIPDDYAQKAALPHLSFTSTTEMLAEKFHMDEAYLKEINPGVDFTIPGTIIKVVATGEKKTGKVAKILADKGRKQVLAYDANGMLIAAYPASIGSADTPSPSGTVTVERIALNPGYTYNPKINFQQGANNKVLTLQPGPNGPVGTVWIALSKPTYGIHGTPEPSKIGKTQSHGCIRLTNWDATELAKMTSAGVTVEFVD
- a CDS encoding DUF4432 family protein, translated to MTFVLTADTPAHSFRIDLTPQSVLDVGSAVFHEVNVAPGSAVPSDGDPRIDKALPGFLFTCGPDHIRHPVPIEGASDGRRYPLHGSLSSHPAQDILIEEDEGEIACEGRIPVALAHGGRAELARRWRADRRTGHITLDDTITNTGETAWPRFGMYHINFGTGLFDENTRLTGAMLPGGSLPWRFDEGDMKIFCVPAAETAQHGWAEIAVGPIASLGGRSVHIRFRTDTLPHLQVWRNQSPGCAVLGIEPVSHRLAARADLIAAGDAPDFAPGESAGYGLAFEVR